The following proteins are co-located in the Dromiciops gliroides isolate mDroGli1 chromosome 2, mDroGli1.pri, whole genome shotgun sequence genome:
- the GDAP1L1 gene encoding ganglioside-induced differentiation-associated protein 1-like 1 isoform X1: MATPNNLTPTKCSWWPISALESDAGKAPEASEGQEAADPSQWAKESLVLYHWTQSFSSQKVRLVIAEKGLACDERDVSLPLSEPKEPWFMRLNLGEEVPVIIHRDNIISDYDQIIDYVERTFTGEHVAQLIPEAGSLLHARVLQYRELLDSLPMDAYTHGCILHPELTTDSMIPKYATAEIRRHLANASTDLMKLDHEEEPQLSEPYLSKQKKLMAKILEHDNVNYLKKILGELAMVLDQIEAELEKRKLEYEGQKCELWLCGCVFTLADVLLGATLHRLKFLGLSKKYWEDGSRPNLQSFFERVQRRFAFRKVLGDIHTTLLSAVIPNAFRLVKRKPPSFFGASFLMGSLGGMGYFAYWYLKKKYI, translated from the exons ATGGCGACGCCGAACAACCTGACTCCCACCAAGTGTAGCTGGTGGCCCATTTCGGCGCTGGAGAGTGATGCAGGGAAGGCTCCGGAGGCCTCGGAGGGCCAGGAGGCGGCTGACCCCTCCCAGTGGGCCAAGGAGAGCCTGGTTCTCTATCACTGGACTCAGTCCTTCAGCTCCCAGAAG gTACGGCTGGTGATTGCAGAGAAGGGGCTAGCCTGTGATGAGCGGGATGTCAGCTTGCCTCTGAGTGAGCCCAAGGAACCGTGGTTCATGCGCCTGAACCTGGGCGAAGAAGTCCCCGTCATCATTCACCGAGACAACATTATCAGTGATTACGACCAGATCATAGACTACGTGGAACGCACTTTCACTGGAG AACATGTGGCCCAGTTGATACCTGAGGCTGGCAGCCTGCTTCATGCCCGGGTACTGCAGTACCGTGAGCTACTGGATTCCCTCCCCATGGATGCCTACACCCACGGCTGCATCCTCCACCCTGAGCTCACCACTGACTCCATGATTCCTAAGTATGCCACGGCCGAGATTCGAA GACACTTGGCAAATGCCAGCACTGACCTGATGAAATTGGACCATGAAGAAGAGCCTCAGCTATCAGAGCCCTACCTTTCCAAACAGAAGAAACTCATG GCCAAGATCCTGGAACATGACAATGTCAACTACCTTAAGAAAATCCTGGGGGAATTGGCCATGGTACTGGACCAAATTGAAGCTGAACTGGAGAAGAGGAAGCTGGAATATGAGG GGCAGAAATGTGAGCTGTGGCTTTGTGGCTGTGTCTTCACACTGGCTGACGTCCTGCTCGGAGCCACCTTACACCGCCTCAAATTCTTGGGACTGTCTAAAAAATACTGGGAAGATGGTAGCCGGCCCAACCTGCAGTCATTCTTTGAGAGGGTGCAGAGACGCTTTGCCTTCCGGAAAGTCCTCGGGGACATACACACCACACTACTTTCTGCTGTCATCCCCAATGCGTTCCGACTGGTTAAGCGGAAACCACCTTCCTTCTTTGGAGCATCCTTCCTGATGGGCTCCCTGGGAGGGATGGGATACTTTGCTTACTGGTACCTCAAGAAAAAATACATCTAG
- the GDAP1L1 gene encoding ganglioside-induced differentiation-associated protein 1-like 1 isoform X3 has translation MQGRLRRPRRARRRLTPPSGPRRAWFSITGLSPSAPRRFPPVCVWALPMPLSPLSPSTPTPTQVRLVIAEKGLACDERDVSLPLSEPKEPWFMRLNLGEEVPVIIHRDNIISDYDQIIDYVERTFTGEHVAQLIPEAGSLLHARVLQYRELLDSLPMDAYTHGCILHPELTTDSMIPKYATAEIRRHLANASTDLMKLDHEEEPQLSEPYLSKQKKLMAKILEHDNVNYLKKILGELAMVLDQIEAELEKRKLEYEGQKCELWLCGCVFTLADVLLGATLHRLKFLGLSKKYWEDGSRPNLQSFFERVQRRFAFRKVLGDIHTTLLSAVIPNAFRLVKRKPPSFFGASFLMGSLGGMGYFAYWYLKKKYI, from the exons ATGCAGGGAAGGCTCCGGAGGCCTCGGAGGGCCAGGAGGCGGCTGACCCCTCCCAGTGGGCCAAGGAGAGCCTGGTTCTCTATCACTGGACTCAGTCCTTCAGCTCCCAGAAG G TTTCCCCCTGTGTGTGTCTGGGCTCTTCCCATGCCCCTGTCCCCTCTGAGcccctccaccccaacccccacccaggTACGGCTGGTGATTGCAGAGAAGGGGCTAGCCTGTGATGAGCGGGATGTCAGCTTGCCTCTGAGTGAGCCCAAGGAACCGTGGTTCATGCGCCTGAACCTGGGCGAAGAAGTCCCCGTCATCATTCACCGAGACAACATTATCAGTGATTACGACCAGATCATAGACTACGTGGAACGCACTTTCACTGGAG AACATGTGGCCCAGTTGATACCTGAGGCTGGCAGCCTGCTTCATGCCCGGGTACTGCAGTACCGTGAGCTACTGGATTCCCTCCCCATGGATGCCTACACCCACGGCTGCATCCTCCACCCTGAGCTCACCACTGACTCCATGATTCCTAAGTATGCCACGGCCGAGATTCGAA GACACTTGGCAAATGCCAGCACTGACCTGATGAAATTGGACCATGAAGAAGAGCCTCAGCTATCAGAGCCCTACCTTTCCAAACAGAAGAAACTCATG GCCAAGATCCTGGAACATGACAATGTCAACTACCTTAAGAAAATCCTGGGGGAATTGGCCATGGTACTGGACCAAATTGAAGCTGAACTGGAGAAGAGGAAGCTGGAATATGAGG GGCAGAAATGTGAGCTGTGGCTTTGTGGCTGTGTCTTCACACTGGCTGACGTCCTGCTCGGAGCCACCTTACACCGCCTCAAATTCTTGGGACTGTCTAAAAAATACTGGGAAGATGGTAGCCGGCCCAACCTGCAGTCATTCTTTGAGAGGGTGCAGAGACGCTTTGCCTTCCGGAAAGTCCTCGGGGACATACACACCACACTACTTTCTGCTGTCATCCCCAATGCGTTCCGACTGGTTAAGCGGAAACCACCTTCCTTCTTTGGAGCATCCTTCCTGATGGGCTCCCTGGGAGGGATGGGATACTTTGCTTACTGGTACCTCAAGAAAAAATACATCTAG
- the GDAP1L1 gene encoding ganglioside-induced differentiation-associated protein 1-like 1 isoform X2, producing MPLSPLSPSTPTPTQVRLVIAEKGLACDERDVSLPLSEPKEPWFMRLNLGEEVPVIIHRDNIISDYDQIIDYVERTFTGEHVAQLIPEAGSLLHARVLQYRELLDSLPMDAYTHGCILHPELTTDSMIPKYATAEIRRHLANASTDLMKLDHEEEPQLSEPYLSKQKKLMAKILEHDNVNYLKKILGELAMVLDQIEAELEKRKLEYEGQKCELWLCGCVFTLADVLLGATLHRLKFLGLSKKYWEDGSRPNLQSFFERVQRRFAFRKVLGDIHTTLLSAVIPNAFRLVKRKPPSFFGASFLMGSLGGMGYFAYWYLKKKYI from the exons ATGCCCCTGTCCCCTCTGAGcccctccaccccaacccccacccaggTACGGCTGGTGATTGCAGAGAAGGGGCTAGCCTGTGATGAGCGGGATGTCAGCTTGCCTCTGAGTGAGCCCAAGGAACCGTGGTTCATGCGCCTGAACCTGGGCGAAGAAGTCCCCGTCATCATTCACCGAGACAACATTATCAGTGATTACGACCAGATCATAGACTACGTGGAACGCACTTTCACTGGAG AACATGTGGCCCAGTTGATACCTGAGGCTGGCAGCCTGCTTCATGCCCGGGTACTGCAGTACCGTGAGCTACTGGATTCCCTCCCCATGGATGCCTACACCCACGGCTGCATCCTCCACCCTGAGCTCACCACTGACTCCATGATTCCTAAGTATGCCACGGCCGAGATTCGAA GACACTTGGCAAATGCCAGCACTGACCTGATGAAATTGGACCATGAAGAAGAGCCTCAGCTATCAGAGCCCTACCTTTCCAAACAGAAGAAACTCATG GCCAAGATCCTGGAACATGACAATGTCAACTACCTTAAGAAAATCCTGGGGGAATTGGCCATGGTACTGGACCAAATTGAAGCTGAACTGGAGAAGAGGAAGCTGGAATATGAGG GGCAGAAATGTGAGCTGTGGCTTTGTGGCTGTGTCTTCACACTGGCTGACGTCCTGCTCGGAGCCACCTTACACCGCCTCAAATTCTTGGGACTGTCTAAAAAATACTGGGAAGATGGTAGCCGGCCCAACCTGCAGTCATTCTTTGAGAGGGTGCAGAGACGCTTTGCCTTCCGGAAAGTCCTCGGGGACATACACACCACACTACTTTCTGCTGTCATCCCCAATGCGTTCCGACTGGTTAAGCGGAAACCACCTTCCTTCTTTGGAGCATCCTTCCTGATGGGCTCCCTGGGAGGGATGGGATACTTTGCTTACTGGTACCTCAAGAAAAAATACATCTAG